A stretch of Malus sylvestris chromosome 11, drMalSylv7.2, whole genome shotgun sequence DNA encodes these proteins:
- the LOC126590505 gene encoding calcium/calmodulin-regulated receptor-like kinase 2, whose amino-acid sequence MTLEAHKESDQKVLDEASLHNYNNSSRRFSDQPDFVLGQPLKVSWETVEEMTFGFRTRILADEKSDYSVYEGFWEPVYGSQVMVMRYNTTACTSTSPGNSRGVLEAEKKAALSMHHKNILSLAGYCNCDNTMILIFPSAKRGSLETNLYGTCSVAKHLILTFQDRLKIAIEIARGVRYMHEECPQGPIVHGELLISNIFLQRDLRPLISGFGKATWLHLKQLSKPIPNQKYA is encoded by the exons ATGACGCTGGAGGCACATAAAGAAAGTGATCAAAAGGTTCTAGATGAGGCTTCTCTGCATAACTACAATAATTCTTCAAGAAGATTCAGTGATCAGCCTGATTTTGTGCTAGGGCAACCCCTAAAGGTGAGCTGGGAAACAGTTGAAGAGATGACATTTGGGTTTAGGACAAGGATTCTTGCTGATGAGAAGAGTGACTATTCGGTGTATGAGGGATTCTGGGAGCCTGTTTATGGGTCACAAGTAATGGTGATGAGATACAACACGACTGCTTGTACTAGTACTTCTCCTGGTAATAGTAGGGGCGTTCTTGAAGCTGAAAAGAAAGCGGCCTTGTCTATGCATCACAAGAATATATTGAGCCTCGCTGGTTACTGCAATTGTGACAATACTATGATTCTCATATTTCCCTCTGCGAAAAGAGGCTCGTTGGAAACAAACCTCTATG GCACATGTTCTGTAGCAAAACACTTGATATTGACATTTCAAGATAGACTGAAGATAGCAATAGAAATTGCCCGAGGGGTTCGATATATGCATGAAGAATGTCCTCAGGGCCCTATTGTTCACGGCGAATTACTCATCAGCAATATTTTTCTGCAACGTGATTTACGTCCGCTG ATCTCTGGCTTCGGGAAAGCTACATGGCTTCATCTTAAGCAattatcaaagccaatccccaACCAAAAGTATGCATAA
- the LOC126591298 gene encoding exopolygalacturonase clone GBGE184-like isoform X2: MSMGLRLPNMRGIARRASAKAVFLLGFALLSCVAQSTSRGHLYRAGARRSVLDATNRKVFDVTAFGAKTEDQMKGGGNKANVVGKLSVQELPGGGIPGLPGGSAEESFADEKIDESGPDETGAGESPEEENGSAFIRTWVAACRGNYSGPTKVVIPKGTFLIGPVVFQGPCNSSTEPIVVEVQGYVKASTDLSQYSSPEWFTFELVDGLIITGDGTFDGQGQNVWKTRDNKESSSASNAPSSLKFNKVNNTLIEGITSLNSKFFHTHMFGCKNVTMSNVHLIAPGDSPNTDGLHISTSSQIKVLNSVMATGDDCVSIGQGSHDITVKNVTCGPGHGISIGSLGKYADELSVSQIYVSNCTFRNTTNGARIKTWAGESAGEATGIIYEDIIMDQVQNPIIIDQNYGAKKKVKKNIFGNKKMVVSGNKKRVRAGLGKKVGAGLKKKVGAGKKKEAAGPPSGPASKWKISDVHFRNIRGTSARNVAVSLACSSAKPCEGVELTDINFSYQGTSTKSTALTSECFNAKITSKGVQNPPLCR; the protein is encoded by the exons ATGTCTATGGGATTGAGGTTGCCAAATATGCGGGGCATTGCAAGGAGAGCATCAGCCAAGGCTGTGTTTCTTCTCGGCTTCGCTTTGCTTTCTTGCGTGGCCCAATCTACATCCCGTGGACATCTTTATAGGGCTGGTGCCCGCAGGAGCGTTCTCGACGCCACCAATAGGAAAGTGTTTGATGTCACGGCCTTCGGTGCTAAGACCGAAGACCAGATGAAAGGAGGAGGTAACAAGGCTAATGTTGTTGGCAAGTTGAGTGTACAGGAACTGCCCGGTGGAGGTATACCAGGCCTCCCCGGTGGTTCTGCGGAGGAGAGTTTTGCTGATGAGAAGATTGATGAATCTGGACCGGATGAAACCGGAGCGGGTGAAAGCCCTGAAGAGGAAAATGGATCG GCATTCATCCGGACGTGGGTAGCCGCATGCAGAGGAAACTACAGTGGTCCAACTAAGGTTGTGATCCCCAAAGGAACATTCTTGATAGGACCTGTGGTGTTCCAAGGGCCATGCAACAGCTCAACTGAGCCCATCGTCGTTGAAGTTCAAGGATATGTCAAAGCCAGCACTGATCTCAGTCAATACTCCTCTCCCGAGTGGTTTACATTTGAGTTGGTTGACGGCTTGATCATCACCGGTGACGGAACTTTTGACGGGCAAGGCCAGAACGTATGGAAAACCAGAGATAACAAGGAATCCAGCAGCGCTTCTAATGCCCCATCG TCACTTAAATTCAACAAAGTAAACAACACCCTGATCGAAGGGATCACATCCTTAAACAGCAAATTCTTCCACACACACATGTTCGGCTGCAAAAATGTGACAATGAGCAATGTCCACCTCATTGCTCCTGGAGATAGCCCTAACACAGATGGCCTGCATATCAGCACTTCGAGCCAGATCAAAGTGCTTAACAGCGTTATGGCAACTGGCGATGACTGCGTTTCCATCGGCCAAGGCTCTCATGATATCACCGTTAAGAACGTCACCTGTGGTCCAGGACATGGCATCAGCATCGGGAGCCTCGGAAAGTACGCGGACGAACTGAGCGTCAGTCAGATTTACGTGAGCAACTGCACATTCAGAAACACCACCAACGGTGCCAGAATCAAGACTTGGGCTGGCGAAAGTGCAGGAGAAGCGACCGGAATCATCTACGAAGACATTATCATGGACCAAGTTCAAAACCCTATTATCATTGATCAGAACTATGGTGCCAAGAAGAAGGTAAAGAAAAACATCTTTGGAAATAAAAAGATGGTAGTGTCAGGAAATAAAAAGAGGGTAAGGGCAGGATTAGGAAAGAAGGTAGGAGCAGGATTAAAAAAGAAGGTAGGAGCAGGAAAAAAGAAG GAAGCAGCTGGACCACCTTCTGGACCAGCATCAAAGTGGAAGATCAGTGACGTTCACTTCAGAAACATTAGGGGCACCTCAGCCAGAAACGTTGCCGTTTCGTTAGCTTGCAGCTCTGCAAAACCATGCGAGGGCGTTGAGTTGACCGATATTAACTTTTCCTACCAGGGCACCAGTACGAAAAGCACGGCGCTTACATCTGAGTGTTTCAACGCCAAGATTACATCAAAGGGCGTACAGAACCCACCACTCTGCCGTTAA
- the LOC126591298 gene encoding probable galacturan 1,4-alpha-galacturonidase SALK6 isoform X1, protein MSMGLRLPNMRGIARRASAKAVFLLGFALLSCVAQSTSRGHLYRAGARRSVLDATNRKVFDVTAFGAKTEDQMKGGGNKANVVGKLSVQELPGGGIPGLPGGSAEESFADEKIDESGPDETGAGESPEEENGSAFIRTWVAACRGNYSGPTKVVIPKGTFLIGPVVFQGPCNSSTEPIVVEVQGYVKASTDLSQYSSPEWFTFELVDGLIITGDGTFDGQGQNVWKTRDNKESSSASNAPSSLKFNKVNNTLIEGITSLNSKFFHTHMFGCKNVTMSNVHLIAPGDSPNTDGLHISTSSQIKVLNSVMATGDDCVSIGQGSHDITVKNVTCGPGHGISIGSLGKYADELSVSQIYVSNCTFRNTTNGARIKTWAGESAGEATGIIYEDIIMDQVQNPIIIDQNYGAKKKVKKNIFGNKKMVVSGNKKRVRAGLGKKVGAGLKKKVGAGKKKALQGGKKKSEAAGPPSGPASKWKISDVHFRNIRGTSARNVAVSLACSSAKPCEGVELTDINFSYQGTSTKSTALTSECFNAKITSKGVQNPPLCR, encoded by the exons ATGTCTATGGGATTGAGGTTGCCAAATATGCGGGGCATTGCAAGGAGAGCATCAGCCAAGGCTGTGTTTCTTCTCGGCTTCGCTTTGCTTTCTTGCGTGGCCCAATCTACATCCCGTGGACATCTTTATAGGGCTGGTGCCCGCAGGAGCGTTCTCGACGCCACCAATAGGAAAGTGTTTGATGTCACGGCCTTCGGTGCTAAGACCGAAGACCAGATGAAAGGAGGAGGTAACAAGGCTAATGTTGTTGGCAAGTTGAGTGTACAGGAACTGCCCGGTGGAGGTATACCAGGCCTCCCCGGTGGTTCTGCGGAGGAGAGTTTTGCTGATGAGAAGATTGATGAATCTGGACCGGATGAAACCGGAGCGGGTGAAAGCCCTGAAGAGGAAAATGGATCG GCATTCATCCGGACGTGGGTAGCCGCATGCAGAGGAAACTACAGTGGTCCAACTAAGGTTGTGATCCCCAAAGGAACATTCTTGATAGGACCTGTGGTGTTCCAAGGGCCATGCAACAGCTCAACTGAGCCCATCGTCGTTGAAGTTCAAGGATATGTCAAAGCCAGCACTGATCTCAGTCAATACTCCTCTCCCGAGTGGTTTACATTTGAGTTGGTTGACGGCTTGATCATCACCGGTGACGGAACTTTTGACGGGCAAGGCCAGAACGTATGGAAAACCAGAGATAACAAGGAATCCAGCAGCGCTTCTAATGCCCCATCG TCACTTAAATTCAACAAAGTAAACAACACCCTGATCGAAGGGATCACATCCTTAAACAGCAAATTCTTCCACACACACATGTTCGGCTGCAAAAATGTGACAATGAGCAATGTCCACCTCATTGCTCCTGGAGATAGCCCTAACACAGATGGCCTGCATATCAGCACTTCGAGCCAGATCAAAGTGCTTAACAGCGTTATGGCAACTGGCGATGACTGCGTTTCCATCGGCCAAGGCTCTCATGATATCACCGTTAAGAACGTCACCTGTGGTCCAGGACATGGCATCAGCATCGGGAGCCTCGGAAAGTACGCGGACGAACTGAGCGTCAGTCAGATTTACGTGAGCAACTGCACATTCAGAAACACCACCAACGGTGCCAGAATCAAGACTTGGGCTGGCGAAAGTGCAGGAGAAGCGACCGGAATCATCTACGAAGACATTATCATGGACCAAGTTCAAAACCCTATTATCATTGATCAGAACTATGGTGCCAAGAAGAAGGTAAAGAAAAACATCTTTGGAAATAAAAAGATGGTAGTGTCAGGAAATAAAAAGAGGGTAAGGGCAGGATTAGGAAAGAAGGTAGGAGCAGGATTAAAAAAGAAGGTAGGAGCAGGAAAAAAGAAG gCACTGCAAGGTGGGAAGAAAAAGAGC GAAGCAGCTGGACCACCTTCTGGACCAGCATCAAAGTGGAAGATCAGTGACGTTCACTTCAGAAACATTAGGGGCACCTCAGCCAGAAACGTTGCCGTTTCGTTAGCTTGCAGCTCTGCAAAACCATGCGAGGGCGTTGAGTTGACCGATATTAACTTTTCCTACCAGGGCACCAGTACGAAAAGCACGGCGCTTACATCTGAGTGTTTCAACGCCAAGATTACATCAAAGGGCGTACAGAACCCACCACTCTGCCGTTAA
- the LOC126591298 gene encoding exopolygalacturonase-like isoform X3: protein MSMGLRLPNMRGIARRASAKAVFLLGFALLSCVAQSTSRGHLYRAGARRSVLDATNRKVFDVTAFGAKTEDQMKGGGNKANVVGKLSVQELPGGGIPGLPGGSAEESFADEKIDESGPDETGAGESPEEENGSAFIRTWVAACRGNYSGPTKVVIPKGTFLIGPVVFQGPCNSSTEPIVVEVQGYVKASTDLSQYSSPEWFTFELVDGLIITGDGTFDGQGQNVWKTRDNKESSSASNAPSSLKFNKVNNTLIEGITSLNSKFFHTHMFGCKNVTMSNVHLIAPGDSPNTDGLHISTSSQIKVLNSVMATGDDCVSIGQGSHDITVKNVTCGPGHGISIGSLGKYADELSVSQIYVSNCTFRNTTNGARIKTWAGESAGEATGIIYEDIIMDQVQNPIIIDQNYGAKKKEAAGPPSGPASKWKISDVHFRNIRGTSARNVAVSLACSSAKPCEGVELTDINFSYQGTSTKSTALTSECFNAKITSKGVQNPPLCR, encoded by the exons ATGTCTATGGGATTGAGGTTGCCAAATATGCGGGGCATTGCAAGGAGAGCATCAGCCAAGGCTGTGTTTCTTCTCGGCTTCGCTTTGCTTTCTTGCGTGGCCCAATCTACATCCCGTGGACATCTTTATAGGGCTGGTGCCCGCAGGAGCGTTCTCGACGCCACCAATAGGAAAGTGTTTGATGTCACGGCCTTCGGTGCTAAGACCGAAGACCAGATGAAAGGAGGAGGTAACAAGGCTAATGTTGTTGGCAAGTTGAGTGTACAGGAACTGCCCGGTGGAGGTATACCAGGCCTCCCCGGTGGTTCTGCGGAGGAGAGTTTTGCTGATGAGAAGATTGATGAATCTGGACCGGATGAAACCGGAGCGGGTGAAAGCCCTGAAGAGGAAAATGGATCG GCATTCATCCGGACGTGGGTAGCCGCATGCAGAGGAAACTACAGTGGTCCAACTAAGGTTGTGATCCCCAAAGGAACATTCTTGATAGGACCTGTGGTGTTCCAAGGGCCATGCAACAGCTCAACTGAGCCCATCGTCGTTGAAGTTCAAGGATATGTCAAAGCCAGCACTGATCTCAGTCAATACTCCTCTCCCGAGTGGTTTACATTTGAGTTGGTTGACGGCTTGATCATCACCGGTGACGGAACTTTTGACGGGCAAGGCCAGAACGTATGGAAAACCAGAGATAACAAGGAATCCAGCAGCGCTTCTAATGCCCCATCG TCACTTAAATTCAACAAAGTAAACAACACCCTGATCGAAGGGATCACATCCTTAAACAGCAAATTCTTCCACACACACATGTTCGGCTGCAAAAATGTGACAATGAGCAATGTCCACCTCATTGCTCCTGGAGATAGCCCTAACACAGATGGCCTGCATATCAGCACTTCGAGCCAGATCAAAGTGCTTAACAGCGTTATGGCAACTGGCGATGACTGCGTTTCCATCGGCCAAGGCTCTCATGATATCACCGTTAAGAACGTCACCTGTGGTCCAGGACATGGCATCAGCATCGGGAGCCTCGGAAAGTACGCGGACGAACTGAGCGTCAGTCAGATTTACGTGAGCAACTGCACATTCAGAAACACCACCAACGGTGCCAGAATCAAGACTTGGGCTGGCGAAAGTGCAGGAGAAGCGACCGGAATCATCTACGAAGACATTATCATGGACCAAGTTCAAAACCCTATTATCATTGATCAGAACTATGGTGCCAAGAAGAAG GAAGCAGCTGGACCACCTTCTGGACCAGCATCAAAGTGGAAGATCAGTGACGTTCACTTCAGAAACATTAGGGGCACCTCAGCCAGAAACGTTGCCGTTTCGTTAGCTTGCAGCTCTGCAAAACCATGCGAGGGCGTTGAGTTGACCGATATTAACTTTTCCTACCAGGGCACCAGTACGAAAAGCACGGCGCTTACATCTGAGTGTTTCAACGCCAAGATTACATCAAAGGGCGTACAGAACCCACCACTCTGCCGTTAA